A region from the Candidatus Tenderia electrophaga genome encodes:
- a CDS encoding cytochrome C biogenesis protein CcmE, which translates to MRARHKRMMFIVVGLAGLGVAATLILSALQSNINHFFSPTEVAANQAPQDRTFRLGGLVEVGSVQREDDGLTVHFNVTDNAEVVGVTYTGILPDLFQEGQGVVAQGKLGSGGVFMADEVLAKHDETYMPPEVAEALEKAEQQKTSSQGGI; encoded by the coding sequence ATGAGGGCGAGACACAAGCGCATGATGTTCATCGTGGTCGGGCTGGCGGGCCTGGGGGTGGCTGCGACGCTGATCCTGAGCGCTCTGCAGAGCAATATCAATCACTTTTTCAGTCCCACCGAGGTGGCCGCCAATCAGGCGCCCCAGGATCGCACCTTTCGTCTCGGCGGCCTGGTGGAGGTGGGCAGCGTGCAGCGCGAGGACGACGGCCTGACGGTGCACTTCAATGTCACCGACAACGCCGAAGTGGTGGGCGTCACCTATACCGGGATTCTCCCTGATCTGTTCCAGGAGGGCCAGGGGGTAGTGGCCCAGGGTAAACTCGGCAGCGGCGGCGTATTCATGGCCGACGAAGTGCTGGCCAAGCATGACGAGACCTATATGCCGCCGGAAGTGGCCGAGGCGCTGGAAAAGGCGGAACAACAAAAAACATCCTCACAAGGAGGTATCTAA
- a CDS encoding cytochrome C biogenesis protein has product MIPEIGHFALILALCLALVQGIIPIAGAQLNLRSWMAVARPVAQGQFMFLVIAFGCLVYAFVNDDFSVLYTASHSNSLLPVQYKVAGVWGGHEGSLLLWGMMLGLWTALVSVFSKKLPDEMVARVIGVMGLISVGFILFMLLTSNPFDRLLPAAPDGRDLNPLLQDPGLVIHPPMLYMGYVGFSVAFAFAIAALLGGRLDAAWARWSRPWTIVAWAFLTVGIALGSWWAYYELGWGGWWFWDPVENASFMPWLMGTALIHSLAVTEKRGGFRSWTVLLAIFAFSLSLLGTFLVRSGVLTSVHAFATDPERGVFILGFLVVVVGVSLLLYAWRAPKIGLGGKFDLASKETMLLSNNVLLAVAAAMVLLGTCYPLFVDALGLGKVSVGAPYFNAMFVPLMVPLVFLMGLGPIARWKKASLPDMMVRLKWAAAVSIATAILVPFAMGEWVSLAALGMLMAGWIIATAAYHTYSRFKSTKPDQPWGLRLKAIPAGFFGMHLAHIGVAVAIIGVTLVTNYETEKDVRMDIGDTVDVGGYTFRFDGVIATKGANYTANQGMIRVLRDGHEVETLRPEKRIYTVQTMPMTEAAIDTSVWRDIYVSLGEPVSGGAWSVRVYHKPFVVWIWGGAVLMALGGILAICDKRYRVMARRDSKIKAESPLAAAGKLATEKS; this is encoded by the coding sequence ATGATTCCCGAGATAGGCCATTTTGCCCTGATTCTGGCGCTGTGTCTGGCCCTGGTGCAGGGGATCATCCCCATTGCCGGTGCTCAACTCAATCTGCGTTCCTGGATGGCGGTGGCACGCCCGGTGGCCCAAGGGCAGTTCATGTTTCTGGTGATCGCCTTCGGCTGTCTGGTGTATGCCTTCGTCAATGACGATTTCTCGGTGCTCTACACCGCATCCCACTCCAATTCGCTATTGCCGGTGCAGTATAAAGTCGCCGGTGTCTGGGGCGGCCACGAAGGCTCGCTGTTGCTATGGGGCATGATGCTGGGTCTGTGGACAGCGCTGGTGTCGGTATTCAGTAAGAAACTGCCGGATGAGATGGTGGCGCGCGTCATCGGGGTGATGGGGCTGATCAGTGTCGGTTTCATCCTGTTCATGCTGCTGACCTCCAATCCCTTCGACCGCTTGCTGCCGGCGGCCCCCGACGGTCGCGATCTGAATCCGCTGTTGCAGGACCCCGGGCTGGTGATCCATCCGCCCATGCTCTACATGGGCTATGTGGGCTTTTCCGTGGCCTTCGCCTTTGCCATCGCCGCCCTGCTGGGCGGGCGTCTCGACGCCGCCTGGGCGCGCTGGTCGCGACCCTGGACCATTGTCGCCTGGGCCTTTCTCACCGTCGGTATCGCCCTGGGCTCCTGGTGGGCCTACTACGAACTGGGCTGGGGCGGCTGGTGGTTCTGGGACCCGGTGGAAAACGCCTCCTTCATGCCTTGGCTGATGGGCACGGCCTTGATCCATTCCCTGGCGGTGACGGAAAAACGCGGCGGCTTCAGGAGTTGGACCGTATTGCTGGCCATCTTCGCCTTTTCACTCAGCCTGCTGGGGACCTTCCTGGTGCGCTCGGGCGTGCTGACCTCGGTACATGCCTTTGCCACCGATCCGGAGCGCGGCGTGTTCATCCTCGGCTTTCTGGTGGTCGTGGTCGGTGTTTCGCTGTTGCTCTACGCTTGGCGTGCGCCCAAGATCGGTCTGGGCGGCAAGTTCGATCTGGCCTCCAAGGAGACCATGCTGCTGAGCAACAATGTTCTTCTGGCGGTGGCCGCGGCCATGGTGCTGTTGGGCACCTGTTATCCCCTGTTTGTAGATGCCCTGGGGCTGGGCAAGGTCTCAGTGGGGGCACCCTACTTCAATGCGATGTTCGTGCCGCTGATGGTGCCGCTGGTGTTCCTGATGGGCTTGGGTCCCATCGCGCGCTGGAAAAAGGCCAGTCTGCCGGACATGATGGTACGGCTGAAGTGGGCCGCGGCGGTGAGCATCGCCACAGCCATTCTGGTGCCCTTCGCCATGGGTGAATGGGTGTCACTGGCGGCGCTGGGTATGTTGATGGCGGGCTGGATTATCGCCACCGCCGCCTACCACACCTACAGCCGCTTCAAGTCCACCAAGCCGGACCAGCCCTGGGGGCTGCGCCTGAAGGCGATTCCGGCCGGTTTCTTCGGTATGCATCTGGCGCACATCGGGGTGGCGGTGGCCATCATCGGCGTCACCTTGGTGACTAACTACGAGACCGAGAAGGACGTGCGTATGGATATCGGCGATACGGTCGACGTGGGCGGTTATACCTTCCGCTTCGACGGCGTAATCGCGACCAAGGGGGCCAATTATACCGCTAACCAGGGCATGATCCGGGTCCTACGCGACGGCCATGAAGTGGAAACCCTGCGTCCGGAGAAGCGTATCTATACGGTCCAGACCATGCCCATGACCGAGGCGGCCATCGACACCAGCGTCTGGCGCGATATTTACGTCTCTCTGGGTGAGCCGGTCAGCGGCGGCGCCTGGAGCGTGCGGGTCTATCACAAACCCTTTGTCGTATGGATCTGGGGCGGGGCGGTGTTGATGGCCTTGGGCGGTATCCTGGCGATTTGCGACAAGCGCTACCGTGTCATGGCGCGGCGCGACAGCAAGATTAAGGCCGAGTCGCCCCTGGCGGCCGCCGGCAAACTGGCGACGGAGAAGAGCTGA
- a CDS encoding thiol:disulfide interchange protein, whose amino-acid sequence MLRYLVPLVIFAVLAGFLYIGLSLNPQAVPSPLIDKPAPSFELSQLHSPAQTVSRETHLGKVWLLNVWASWCVSCRQEHPLLMQLARSGEVPIVGLNYKDTRAEAVGWLEDFGDPYTVSGFDVDGRVGVDYGVYGVPETYVIDKQGVIRHKHTGPVTVEALRNEILPLVRKLNG is encoded by the coding sequence ATGCTGCGTTATCTGGTGCCCCTGGTGATTTTTGCCGTGCTGGCGGGGTTTCTCTATATCGGCCTGAGCCTGAATCCGCAGGCGGTGCCTTCGCCCCTGATCGACAAGCCGGCGCCCAGCTTTGAGTTAAGTCAGTTACACAGCCCGGCACAGACCGTTTCGCGTGAGACCCATCTGGGCAAGGTCTGGCTGCTTAACGTGTGGGCCTCCTGGTGTGTGTCCTGTCGCCAGGAGCATCCTCTGTTGATGCAACTGGCGCGCAGCGGCGAGGTCCCCATCGTCGGTCTGAATTACAAGGACACCCGCGCAGAGGCCGTCGGCTGGCTGGAGGATTTCGGCGATCCCTATACCGTCAGCGGCTTTGATGTGGACGGCCGCGTGGGCGTGGATTACGGCGTCTACGGCGTACCCGAGACCTATGTCATCGACAAGCAGGGCGTGATTCGCCACAAGCATACCGGGCCGGTGACCGTGGAGGCGCTGCGCAATGAGATCCTGCCCCTAGTAAGGAAATTGAACGGATGA